The Metallosphaera hakonensis JCM 8857 = DSM 7519 genome includes the window ATGAGAGCCAGTCCAATGGTCATCCCTCCCATGATGAGTCCCTTAGTCAAAGTGCCAACATAGATGAATTGAAGCTTCCTTCTCCATAATTCTCCCAGCACGTAAAAAATAATTATTCCTGTATCAATTAGCCCAAATTTAATGAAAGCCAGCTCAAGAAATTCCTCCCACCATCCCAACAGATTATTAATGTTGTAGAGTTGAGTGAAGATGAAGCTACCGTAAAATATTGTCCAATCGGCTAGTCTGCTATTCTTAAAGGGGCCATAGATCCTGATCCACGGTATCTTTTTAGGTTCTCTAAGTCCAGGATCTGCAGTCCTATTAATCAGGGAAGCTGGATCTTCTAAGTACCACATGATCCCCTTGGATCTTGAGATCTTTCCATCGTAGTGGAGCTTAAAGGCGTTCACGATTCTCCCCAACGGGAAGAAGGGCTCAATTCCCCTATCGGTGGGAGACGTTAGGAGGTCAAGGGCCATATGAAGAAAAATCCCTAATCCAAGGTAGAGGTTAAAGTAAGTGATCAGGGTTGCAACGAAGATATTATGGAAGAGCGCCCTATGAAGTTGATATTTAGCGAAAACCTTTCTTCTGGTGAAGATGTATTCTCTATCTAGGTCTGGGAGAGCTGCACCTATCCCAACTAAGATTGCAACTTCAAGGTTATGAAAAGCTGCCAATCCCACAGCTAAGGCAAAGGCGATGTGTGAGTTTAGATTCATGAATGATTGAAGTTCCTTTTCCCTTTATCTGTAATGTTCGAGTTTCTGAAATGATTCCAAGTTGCTGCTCTTTAAGAGTCACGTAAGATCAAATTGTAACTACTAGGGGTAAGGGTTTCTTACAGCACCAGAAATCATAAGATCGAGTAATCGATTGATTTGATAATTATCAAGGCTTTTAGTTAAGGGCGTGATAATAAGGTCATGGGTAATAAGACTTTCACTAGTACTTCCGAAAAGTTTAAAACGTTCTGTAATGATCTAGAAGAACAGAAAATTTAGTAGGGGCTTGCGAGATGGAAAAGGACGTTAAGGTGAGGGAGAATGAGGCTTCCGTGTATAGATGTGTAAGAAACGTCGTTTTCAGGTAAAGTATGCAACTATAATTGATAGTCCCAAAATACTTGGGGCTAGATAAAATTGAGTGTTCATAACTTTCCGGAAATACTAACCTTTGGTGATATAAGAATTCGTGAGGTCAAGGGCAAGTATTACGACTAGTTTAGAGAGAATGACTCCAGTGGTATGAGAAGGGATCATTACGTGGGATCTTTAGATGAGGTCGTGAAAATAGCATTGTGGGTTTTTGGGGTTAACCCCAATAAAGATAGCCGGGCAGGGATTCGAACCCTGGTCCCAGGGGCCAAAGCCCTGGATACTTGGCCGCTATACTACCCGGCTAAGACCAGAATTATACACTATATTTAAAAACCTTATCCTGAAAAATTGAGGCATAACCATTATATGCCGTTTACCAAAGACCTTGGCTTAAACCTACAATCGAGCTACACCAGATATAATTGATTAATATTCACTACCGAAATTAACTAGATAGTATTCTTAGACATTAACGCTCTTTACGAACGTAGCTATTGCGTGGTTTATCGAGTAGAAGTGGAAGGGAAGACTCAAGAGTTGAGCCGATGCCGTCGTAGAGATTATGAAAATCTTTAGCTCTTCCATGCCTTTCCATCGGTCAAAGCGGATCGATATAGGTGTAAGAAGGTGACTCAAAGAAGATTAATGAGTTCTACATTAGCAGTGGGGGTATGGATTACCCCTACAATAGCCGGGCCCGGATTCGAACCGGGGTCCCAGGGGCCAGAGCCCTGGATACTTGGCCGCTATACTACCCGGCTAATTATCCTTAATGGACTCAATGTTATAAAATTTCGCTTAACCTATACCATGTAGTCACAGAGATCGCTTGTTAAGCACGGAGTTTTTACATTTTTGGAATCCCAACTGTGCCAAAGAGATAGGTAGTGAAGGCTCTATGAGGGTTAGAAAACACAGGACCGACTTCCGAATCGGCCAATCATTAGTTTTTCTCGATCCAAGCCAAGGTCTAGGGCGGAAGGCTGAAACTATACCTCACCGAGGTGAGAAATTCTCGGCTTTTAGCACAGGGACATTTCAAATTCTAAGAAGATCTTGTCTAATAGGTCGATTATATTTGATATTTTACGCTATTTCAATATATCATGAGGGTATCATCCAAAGTTAGCCAACTAGATATTCATGGGTGATTCAGGGGTCCTTTGCGAATTCAGTTTATTTAGAAAAATAGAATCAATTTAATTGAATGCTCCCGTAGGGACTAGGTAGGGATTCACGCTTAACGATTTCCCTTTATTTTATCTACCTCAGTCATAATTACAATTCGCAATTGACACCTGAATCGCCCATATTCATTTGGATGTTATATCTGAAATGGTAAACGAGTTCAACAAATTTAGGATCTGAATGTGGCGGGCCCGCCGGGATTCGGACCCGGGGCCTACGGGTTAAAAGCCCGCCGCTCTACCTAGCTGAGCTACGGGCCCACATTGATAGATAAAAGTAACCACGATTTAAATTTTTGGAGTAAGGTCCAGGAAGTTATCTGACCAGAAGGAGCCTAAGTCGTTATGAAAATCGAGATAGGGTTGTGTACTCCTCCATCTGATTAGAATTCCGTCACAGGTTACTTAAGGATTGTTTCCACATGATCTATGACAGAGATACCTAAGATTTGAAATAACATCTGTATTCCTAGAAGTTCCTGATCCGTTTTATCCCAAAAAGACCAAGAATCAACTGTTCAAAGGTTTCGAACATGTATCCGAATCCATACACTGCATTGATTCATCGTATTATAGCCTTGGAAAAACATATTGCGAGGGTTTATCAATAAGTTTAGATTAGCTCTCGTCTTGTTCTTATAAATGTCATTAGAATTTTGGGTTTCTACAGATTTATGCTTTTTATTAATATTATCTTATCTTATTTTAGATATATTTCTGCTTTCATATTTGTATGTCTTTTTCTAGAAGTAGAAGGAAAGGTCCCCCTCTGCCACGACCTATCTGCTCATTTTCCATTAGGGAAAGTTCTTTATCCCTATGATCCATGACGTGCGATCTGGAGTTCTTCATCATCCATCCCTTTCCTTAGGCTATCTTCGGTATAATGAACCTGCTGGCCCTCTTATTCCGTGAGGCATTACCTCTAGTTACACTTATTAATCCTAAATCTCAATCACCGTTGGAGGGTACAAGAACAGGAGATGTCTAAACAGGTAGAGTTCCAATCCCCTGAAGATAAAATAATAGGGAAACATGTTTTCGGGAACCTATACGACATCAACCCAGAAGACTTAAATAATGAACAACTTCTCAAGGAGCTAGTTTTAAATGCAGTTAAGATTGCAAATATGAACCTGGTCGAGGCTAAGTCCTGGAGCTTCGGAGGAAAAAAGGGCGGAGTCTCGGTCATTGCACTCATAGAGGAGAGCCATATAGCACTTCATACTTGGAATGAGTACAACTACGCCACCCTAGACGTTTACACGTGCGGAGAAGACAGCGATCCACAAGCAGCCTTCAAGTTCATTGTAGAGGCCCTTAAGCCTAGGAGATACCAAGTCTTCTTCGCAGATAGAAGCTCCAGTTAATTCTTTTTCGACTCCCGTCTATAGGGGTATAGACAATTACCGAAAACCTTTATAATAATAACAGATACACCTTCCCATGCGCTCAGGGATTATTGGATGGGGATCCTACGTCCCCAAGTATAGGATTAGGGTCAGCGAGATTGCTTCGGTTTGGGGAAAAGAGGATGGAGTGGTTAAAGCATTAGGTCTCACTGAGAAGTCTGTTCCCGCAGCAG containing:
- a CDS encoding metal-dependent hydrolase, which translates into the protein MNLNSHIAFALAVGLAAFHNLEVAILVGIGAALPDLDREYIFTRRKVFAKYQLHRALFHNIFVATLITYFNLYLGLGIFLHMALDLLTSPTDRGIEPFFPLGRIVNAFKLHYDGKISRSKGIMWYLEDPASLINRTADPGLREPKKIPWIRIYGPFKNSRLADWTIFYGSFIFTQLYNINNLLGWWEEFLELAFIKFGLIDTGIIIFYVLGELWRRKLQFIYVGTLTKGLIMGGMTIGLALILLQGAQLYSPNSLLDNDTIELGLLCFGIGFILALIHVKWRFKEIIM
- the speD gene encoding adenosylmethionine decarboxylase, translated to MSKQVEFQSPEDKIIGKHVFGNLYDINPEDLNNEQLLKELVLNAVKIANMNLVEAKSWSFGGKKGGVSVIALIEESHIALHTWNEYNYATLDVYTCGEDSDPQAAFKFIVEALKPRRYQVFFADRSSS